A window of the Cannabis sativa cultivar Pink pepper isolate KNU-18-1 chromosome X, ASM2916894v1, whole genome shotgun sequence genome harbors these coding sequences:
- the LOC115711973 gene encoding uncharacterized protein LOC115711973, with protein METNPPPPPSSSTSTPLIPRKLSNAVRLIMFMIQKGMSIKRKRLMILIPDMMERGKVLGKSFNDLMIRHNTALGCSSHDVRMSFVSPRDYEFSCSSTPPHRIYSADRVSRNNKRRNGGGRHRYVNANASNNINNNNNYKKHVDVGYYKQYYGSGNTKQDDVVSVVSSVKSSLRGGGGGSTNGSDDEFPVDKAAEEFIQRFYRELLLQKLNLARETTATVRFG; from the coding sequence ATGGAAACTaacccaccaccaccaccatcatcATCAACATCAACACCGCTAATCCCCAGAAAATTAAGCAACGCGGTTCGTCTGATCATGTTCATGATCCAAAAGGGGATGTCGATCAAGCGAAAGCGCCTGATGATCTTGATCCCTGATATGATGGAACGTGGGAAGGTACTCGGCAAATCATTCAACGACCTCATGATTCGCCACAACACGGCCTTAGGCTGTAGCTCCCACGACGTTCGAATGTCGTTCGTGTCCCCGAGGGACTACGAGTTCAGCTGCAGCAGCACCCCACCGCATCGAATCTACTCCGCTGACCGTGTTTCCAGAAATAATAAGCGCAGAAACGGAGGAGGCCGTCACCGTTATGTTAATGCTAATGctagtaataatattaataataataataattataagaaaCACGTTGACGTCGGTTACTACAAGCAGTACTACGGGAGTGGTAATACTAAACAAGACGATGTCGTTTCGGTTGTTAGCTCCGTTAAGTCGTCCCTCAGAGGAGGAGGAGGCGGTAGCACTAACGGCAGTGACGATGAGTTCCCAGTCGACAAGGCAGCGGAGGAGTTTATTCAGAGGTTTTACAGGGAGTTGTTGTTGCAGAAATTAAATTTGGCGCGTGAGACCACAGCCACGGTTCGATTTGGCTGA